A stretch of the Desulfobacter sp. genome encodes the following:
- a CDS encoding sigma 54-interacting transcriptional regulator, protein MQDTFLNIFNNILGSVREPLVLLDPDLKVVSANQSFYQSFCVTPSETEGVLIYDLGNGQWNIPKLRELLEDILPQNSVFNDFEVFHDFETIGSKIMHLNARRIHGQTDPGDLILLAIEDVTEREHYKRNLEDIVETRTAELVRANQTAEQRKQVAESAVLEIRKLKNQLEEERAYLKEEIKLDHDHENIIGQSDGLKYVLYKIEQIANSNTIVLILGETGTGKELVARAIHGYSNRKNKALVKVNCAALPSSLIESELFGHEKGAFTGANALQLGRFEIANGATLFLDEIGELPLELQSKLLRVIQDGEFERLGNSKTIKVDTRIIAATNRNLEKETQKGRFRDDLWYRLNVFPITMPPLRERIEDIPLLADFYVKKISRRLGKIIEMIPQNVMNALKKYHWPGNIRELENVLERAVINSSGSKLRLADDLVKPCKRLGKTSKTLDVVERDYIIRVLNQTRWKVSGKNSAAQILGLNRSTLRARMRKLGIIKS, encoded by the coding sequence ATGCAGGACACTTTTTTAAACATATTTAACAATATTCTAGGCTCGGTCCGGGAACCGCTTGTCTTACTTGATCCGGATTTGAAGGTTGTCAGTGCCAACCAATCTTTTTACCAATCTTTTTGTGTCACACCTTCCGAAACCGAAGGGGTACTGATCTACGATCTGGGCAACGGGCAGTGGAATATTCCCAAACTCAGAGAATTACTCGAGGATATTTTGCCTCAAAACAGCGTATTCAATGATTTTGAGGTCTTCCATGATTTTGAAACCATTGGGTCCAAAATCATGCATCTGAATGCCCGAAGAATCCATGGCCAAACAGACCCCGGTGACTTAATTCTTCTGGCCATAGAGGATGTAACTGAAAGAGAGCATTACAAAAGGAACCTTGAGGATATCGTTGAAACCCGAACAGCCGAACTTGTTCGGGCAAACCAAACGGCTGAACAAAGAAAACAGGTTGCCGAATCCGCAGTCTTGGAAATTCGTAAATTGAAAAATCAGCTGGAAGAAGAACGGGCATACCTGAAAGAGGAAATCAAACTCGATCACGATCATGAAAATATTATCGGGCAAAGCGACGGGCTCAAATATGTGCTTTATAAAATTGAACAGATTGCCAACAGCAACACCATTGTACTGATTCTCGGTGAAACCGGAACCGGTAAGGAGCTTGTTGCCCGGGCCATTCACGGCTATAGTAATCGGAAAAACAAAGCCTTGGTAAAAGTCAATTGTGCGGCACTGCCCTCAAGCCTGATCGAAAGTGAATTGTTCGGTCATGAAAAAGGTGCTTTCACCGGCGCCAACGCCTTGCAACTTGGACGATTTGAAATTGCCAATGGGGCCACTCTTTTTCTGGATGAAATCGGAGAACTTCCTTTGGAATTGCAATCCAAACTGCTTCGTGTGATCCAGGATGGCGAATTTGAACGACTGGGAAATTCGAAAACCATTAAAGTGGACACCCGGATTATTGCCGCAACGAACCGGAATCTGGAAAAAGAAACCCAAAAGGGACGGTTCAGGGATGATCTATGGTACCGGCTGAATGTATTTCCCATCACAATGCCACCCCTTAGGGAACGGATAGAAGATATTCCCCTTCTGGCTGATTTTTATGTCAAAAAAATTTCCAGAAGACTTGGAAAAATAATTGAAATGATTCCCCAAAACGTGATGAATGCGTTAAAAAAATATCATTGGCCGGGAAATATCCGGGAGTTGGAAAATGTTCTTGAACGCGCCGTTATAAATTCGTCTGGATCGAAGCTTCGCCTGGCCGATGACCTTGTCAAACCTTGTAAACGATTAGGGAAAACCTCAAAGACCTTGGATGTTGTCGAACGGGATTATATTATTCGGGTACTCAACCAGACCCGCTGGAAAGTCAGTGGGAAAAATAGTGCTGCCCAAATTCTGGGTCTGAATCGAAGTACCCTGCGCGCCCGAATGCGCAAGCTTGGTATCATTAAATCCTAA
- a CDS encoding LysR family transcriptional regulator, producing the protein MDLWQLHIFVSVVEKKSFSKASEVINLSQPTVSTHIKELEEHFQCRLLDRLGKITEPTRAGLILYDYAKKLLALREETQTAMLDFLGHTKGRLIMGGSSIPAGYLFPRILGDFKQAYPDVTISLLPGDTSQIIRAVKQGELELGVVGAKTDDPVIEQEKLVQDEMKLIVPAGHEWAGRKSIPCDLLFSQPFIAREGGSGTWKSILKSMDNAGFNSGNLVPNVTMGNSISVIQGIINRVGISILSTIAVAEELRTKRLFALKVEGLDLTRYFYLTLSKKRSRSPICKKFIDFTRKTIGS; encoded by the coding sequence ATGGATCTTTGGCAGCTTCACATATTTGTTTCTGTGGTTGAAAAAAAGAGCTTTTCAAAGGCCTCTGAAGTCATCAATCTGTCCCAGCCCACCGTATCCACCCATATCAAAGAGCTGGAAGAACATTTCCAGTGCCGGCTTTTAGACCGGCTGGGCAAAATCACAGAACCCACCCGGGCAGGCCTCATCCTCTATGATTATGCCAAAAAACTGCTGGCCCTGAGAGAGGAGACCCAGACGGCCATGCTGGATTTTTTAGGCCATACCAAAGGCAGACTCATCATGGGCGGCTCCAGCATACCGGCCGGGTATCTTTTCCCCAGGATTCTGGGCGATTTTAAACAGGCCTATCCGGATGTGACCATATCCCTTCTGCCCGGAGACACCAGCCAAATCATCCGGGCAGTCAAGCAAGGAGAGCTGGAACTCGGGGTGGTCGGGGCCAAAACAGATGATCCCGTCATTGAACAGGAAAAACTGGTTCAAGATGAGATGAAACTCATTGTTCCGGCCGGCCATGAATGGGCCGGCCGAAAAAGTATTCCCTGCGATCTTCTTTTCTCCCAGCCCTTTATTGCAAGGGAAGGGGGATCGGGTACCTGGAAATCCATCCTTAAAAGTATGGACAATGCAGGCTTTAACTCGGGGAATCTTGTGCCCAACGTCACCATGGGCAACTCCATTTCCGTGATCCAGGGAATTATCAACCGTGTGGGCATCTCCATTCTCTCCACCATTGCCGTGGCGGAAGAACTTCGCACCAAGCGTCTTTTTGCCCTGAAAGTGGAAGGGCTGGACCTGACCCGTTATTTTTATCTGACCCTGTCCAAAAAACGGAGCCGCTCTCCCATCTGCAAAAAATTTATCGACTTTACCCGGAAAACCATTGGATCTTAA
- a CDS encoding metallophosphoesterase, with protein sequence MNVLHISDLHFGPRHWDGNDKILLKKLNSFKADIVINTGDNTTDGLEDEYAKAGLFLKKIKCKNVISIIGNHDKRNMRSHELFRKYIYKPEIIYIPEMVPSKKKHLFLDRDITKVRDNFTDINYVKLISLKNKSILVISIDTNELYSDQGYVEEEVLKAVSKEIHQSEYDLPILLTHYSVLGTDDCPLKKGMFRILCHGFGSRICLSASGSKSQVREWAFNQPRRRS encoded by the coding sequence ATGAATGTCCTGCATATTTCGGATCTGCATTTTGGTCCTCGCCACTGGGATGGAAACGATAAGATTCTTTTGAAAAAACTTAATTCATTTAAGGCTGATATTGTAATTAATACCGGAGACAATACAACCGATGGCTTAGAGGATGAGTATGCCAAAGCAGGCCTGTTTTTAAAAAAAATCAAATGTAAAAATGTAATTTCCATTATCGGAAATCATGACAAGAGAAATATGCGCTCCCATGAACTGTTCCGAAAGTACATCTATAAACCGGAGATCATTTATATTCCTGAGATGGTACCGTCAAAAAAGAAACATCTCTTTTTAGACCGGGACATAACCAAAGTTCGCGATAATTTTACGGATATAAATTATGTGAAGCTCATTTCGTTAAAAAACAAGAGCATTCTGGTTATCAGCATAGACACCAATGAGCTATACAGCGATCAAGGGTACGTTGAAGAAGAAGTTTTAAAGGCCGTCTCAAAGGAAATCCATCAATCGGAATATGATCTGCCGATTTTGCTGACCCACTACTCTGTTTTAGGCACTGATGATTGTCCCCTGAAAAAGGGAATGTTCAGAATTCTGTGTCACGGTTTCGGTTCCCGGATCTGCCTCAGCGCCAGCGGAAGTAAAAGTCAGGTCCGAGAATGGGCCTTCAATCAGCCACGTCGGAGGAGTTGA
- a CDS encoding sigma-54-dependent Fis family transcriptional regulator, with translation MYPAVLIVDDETTIIDSLEGILSDDGFEVIHAYNGYEALKKIETHSPDIVLLDIWMPGMDGIDTLKEIKKTSPNLPVVMITGHGSIESAVDATKSGAFDFLEKPLSIDKVMVTINNALNFRKLEEENIYLRKKTIEKNSITGSSPAVQKLYGEIMAAAPSDASILISGENGTGKEMVARTIHQFSARPEGPFIIINCAAIPEEHLDSELFGHEKGAFDGATSKNKGKFELASGGTLFLDEIGDMNINTQAKILRAIESKTFQRIGSSRTLQMDVRLITSSNKDLEAEIKDKNFREDLFFRLNVIPIHVPPLRERKADIPMLVDIFLDKLSAQSSSVKKTLSKDALYLLGQCNWQGNVRELKNLVERLFIMVKGEIIEKEDLPQPYNPDFIQETPKERRWLFTMDNLEEARIAFEQEFLRKKVEQENGDLKSVAQKINTTIKYIKKRIT, from the coding sequence ATGTACCCGGCTGTTTTAATTGTTGATGATGAAACCACCATCATTGACTCTTTAGAGGGAATTTTATCAGATGACGGATTTGAGGTCATCCATGCCTATAACGGGTATGAGGCCTTGAAAAAAATTGAAACCCATTCCCCGGATATCGTTCTCTTAGACATCTGGATGCCGGGAATGGACGGCATTGATACCTTAAAGGAAATCAAAAAAACAAGTCCCAACCTGCCCGTGGTAATGATCACGGGACATGGGTCCATTGAATCTGCCGTGGATGCCACCAAGTCAGGTGCATTTGATTTCCTTGAAAAGCCCTTGTCCATTGACAAGGTCATGGTTACCATCAACAATGCCTTGAATTTCAGAAAACTTGAAGAAGAAAACATTTACCTGAGAAAAAAGACCATTGAAAAAAACTCCATCACAGGTTCCAGCCCGGCAGTTCAAAAATTGTACGGGGAAATCATGGCAGCCGCCCCCTCTGATGCATCCATACTGATTTCAGGGGAAAACGGAACCGGCAAAGAGATGGTGGCACGGACCATCCACCAGTTTTCCGCCCGACCCGAAGGCCCCTTTATCATCATCAATTGTGCTGCCATCCCCGAAGAACACCTGGATTCAGAACTTTTCGGCCATGAAAAAGGTGCCTTTGACGGGGCCACATCCAAAAACAAGGGCAAATTTGAGCTGGCCTCAGGCGGCACCCTGTTTCTAGATGAAATCGGGGACATGAATATCAATACCCAGGCCAAAATATTAAGGGCCATAGAATCCAAAACCTTCCAGCGCATCGGGTCCAGTCGAACCCTTCAAATGGATGTTAGGCTCATCACCTCTTCCAACAAAGACCTGGAAGCTGAAATCAAAGATAAAAATTTCCGTGAAGATCTTTTTTTCCGTCTCAATGTCATCCCCATCCATGTACCGCCCCTGCGAGAACGCAAGGCAGATATTCCCATGCTGGTGGATATTTTTCTGGACAAGTTGTCTGCCCAGTCCTCATCTGTGAAAAAAACGTTGTCCAAAGATGCTCTATACCTTTTAGGCCAATGCAATTGGCAGGGTAATGTCAGGGAGCTTAAAAATTTAGTGGAGCGGCTCTTTATCATGGTCAAGGGTGAAATAATTGAAAAAGAAGATCTGCCCCAGCCCTACAACCCGGATTTCATCCAGGAAACCCCCAAAGAGAGACGGTGGCTGTTCACCATGGACAACCTGGAAGAGGCAAGAATCGCCTTTGAGCAGGAATTTTTGCGCAAAAAGGTTGAACAGGAAAACGGGGATCTTAAATCTGTTGCCCAGAAAATCAACACCACCATCAAATACATTAAAAAAAGAATCACCTGA
- the coaD gene encoding pantetheine-phosphate adenylyltransferase, with the protein MIDKKIAIYPGSFDPLTNGHLDVIKRAQDIFDLVIVAVLHNPSKKALFSPEERVTMIQKSLNGNKQIEVDTFDGLLVEYARMKKAVAIIRGMRAISDFENEFQMALMNRKLNKDVQSVFLMTGLRWIFTSSSIIKEAARFGGDISDMVPEPVKLKLMEKFPKLNP; encoded by the coding sequence ATGATAGACAAAAAAATTGCCATCTACCCCGGTTCCTTTGACCCCCTGACAAACGGTCACCTTGATGTCATCAAACGCGCCCAGGATATATTTGACCTTGTGATTGTGGCAGTGCTTCATAATCCATCCAAAAAGGCCTTGTTTTCCCCGGAAGAGCGGGTAACCATGATCCAGAAAAGCCTTAACGGAAATAAACAGATTGAGGTGGATACCTTTGACGGCCTTTTGGTGGAATATGCCCGGATGAAAAAAGCCGTGGCAATCATCCGGGGCATGAGGGCCATTTCCGATTTTGAAAACGAATTCCAGATGGCATTGATGAACAGAAAGCTGAACAAAGATGTTCAGTCCGTCTTTCTCATGACCGGTCTGCGCTGGATATTTACCTCTTCTTCCATTATCAAGGAAGCAGCAAGATTCGGAGGAGACATCTCTGACATGGTGCCCGAACCGGTTAAACTTAAACTCATGGAAAAATTTCCAAAACTTAACCCTTAA
- a CDS encoding antibiotic biosynthesis monooxygenase, with amino-acid sequence MIAVRIILDVLPEKQLEVMQTLFSLIKPVGKEQGCKSYKVYCDIKDKNSFCLFEEWETREDLDYHIKTFRFKVLLGTKTLLRKPPEIRIYTVSRTQGMEAVEAIRIKDV; translated from the coding sequence ATGATCGCTGTTCGAATTATTTTAGACGTACTGCCGGAAAAACAACTGGAAGTTATGCAGACCCTCTTTTCCCTGATCAAACCCGTGGGCAAAGAACAGGGTTGCAAAAGTTATAAGGTTTATTGTGATATCAAGGATAAGAACAGTTTTTGCCTATTCGAAGAATGGGAGACCCGTGAAGACCTGGATTACCACATAAAGACATTTCGATTCAAAGTATTGCTGGGCACCAAAACACTTTTACGCAAACCTCCGGAAATAAGAATTTATACCGTCAGCCGGACCCAGGGAATGGAAGCCGTGGAGGCCATAAGAATTAAAGACGTTTGA
- a CDS encoding histidinol-phosphate aminotransferase family protein, protein MSLREYHNQAEKYEYISRQHGGYYRHDFIDHAYLYNLYFPPEEVFNCFKHNIHDLVLNYPVAQDVLASLVGRIINQKPEHIVVGNGAAELIKIVSGQLARKLIVPVPSFNEYANAAPKGCVIQFPLEFPSFQLDVEKFADHAILEKADIAVVVSPNNPTSMAVPKLDLIFLAKKLGRHNCRLIIDESFIDFVPDTDLLTMEPEIKRYSNIAVFKSMSKAYGICGLRIGYLLTADLKFARAVRQGVHIWNINGFAEEFLRILPDFREDFIKSCERVKQDRSKLYEDLRRLPGGTIYPPDANFIFCRLPDGGPAGPEVTQRLFIDHNMYIKHCSGKTMQQADRFIRIAARTNKENSNLVDALVSILGYKEL, encoded by the coding sequence ATGTCATTGCGTGAATATCATAATCAAGCTGAAAAATATGAGTATATTTCAAGACAGCATGGCGGATATTACCGGCACGATTTCATAGATCATGCATACCTGTATAATCTTTATTTTCCACCGGAAGAGGTATTTAATTGCTTTAAACATAATATCCATGATCTTGTGTTGAATTATCCCGTTGCCCAGGATGTCCTTGCCTCACTTGTGGGAAGAATTATTAATCAAAAGCCTGAGCATATCGTTGTGGGCAATGGTGCCGCAGAGCTCATCAAAATTGTTTCCGGGCAACTTGCCCGAAAACTCATTGTTCCCGTACCTTCCTTTAATGAATATGCCAATGCCGCACCCAAGGGATGTGTCATCCAATTCCCCCTTGAATTTCCTTCCTTTCAACTGGATGTGGAAAAATTTGCAGACCATGCCATTCTGGAAAAAGCGGATATTGCAGTGGTGGTCTCACCGAACAACCCCACTTCAATGGCTGTACCAAAGTTGGATCTGATATTCCTGGCCAAAAAATTAGGCCGGCATAATTGCCGGTTAATTATAGATGAATCCTTTATTGATTTTGTACCGGATACAGATCTGTTAACCATGGAGCCTGAAATTAAACGGTATTCCAATATCGCTGTTTTTAAAAGCATGAGTAAAGCATACGGAATCTGCGGTCTTCGCATCGGATACCTTTTAACGGCTGACCTAAAATTTGCCCGAGCCGTCCGCCAGGGTGTCCACATCTGGAACATCAACGGGTTTGCCGAAGAATTCCTAAGAATTTTGCCGGATTTCAGGGAAGATTTTATCAAAAGCTGTGAACGGGTTAAACAAGACCGGTCAAAGCTTTATGAAGATCTGAGACGGCTGCCGGGAGGAACCATTTACCCCCCGGATGCCAATTTTATTTTTTGCCGCCTGCCCGATGGCGGCCCTGCCGGTCCCGAGGTCACCCAAAGGTTATTCATTGATCATAACATGTACATTAAGCATTGTTCCGGGAAGACCATGCAGCAAGCGGACCGGTTTATCCGCATTGCCGCCCGGACAAACAAAGAAAATTCCAACCTAGTGGATGCTCTGGTTTCCATCCTTGGTTATAAAGAATTATAA
- a CDS encoding phosphocholine cytidylyltransferase family protein, whose translation MIKTKSYYHNNRITTALLLAAGTGSRLLPLTQKAPKCLTMVNETCILDRLIASLNHHGFKRLVVVTGHLEDCIRNFLEDRAGNLVIEYVFSPRYKTTNNIYSLWMARNFISEPFLLIESDLVFDPSLLTEMLYPDRIAVAGIKPWLNGSTVTINQSHRVDAFHRDTSRSPTRTKYKTVNIYSFSLSSWYQVVDLLNEYIHAGRVNDYYEVIFREMVAQKRLSLKAVSFDGKPWYEIDTLEDLASAEQLFPSKFIAKRPSYDLNQNRSEHSFGPLSDSDWVLKGQNNVIA comes from the coding sequence ATGATAAAAACTAAATCGTATTATCACAATAACCGTATTACAACAGCCCTGCTGCTTGCGGCCGGCACGGGATCACGTCTGCTCCCTCTGACGCAAAAGGCGCCTAAATGCCTTACAATGGTAAACGAAACCTGCATATTGGACCGATTGATAGCCAGCCTGAATCATCATGGTTTCAAACGCCTTGTTGTGGTAACAGGACACCTGGAAGACTGCATCCGCAATTTTTTGGAGGACAGGGCAGGCAACCTTGTCATTGAATATGTTTTCAGCCCCCGGTATAAAACCACCAATAATATTTACTCCTTGTGGATGGCCAGAAACTTTATAAGCGAGCCGTTTCTGCTGATTGAAAGCGATCTTGTTTTTGACCCCTCTTTGTTGACAGAGATGCTTTATCCCGACAGGATAGCCGTTGCAGGGATAAAACCCTGGTTGAACGGCTCCACTGTCACGATAAATCAATCCCATCGTGTTGACGCCTTTCATCGTGATACCTCACGGTCGCCAACCCGGACAAAGTATAAAACCGTCAACATTTACAGCTTTTCCCTTTCTTCATGGTACCAGGTTGTTGATCTCTTAAATGAGTATATTCACGCCGGGAGAGTCAATGACTATTATGAGGTTATATTTCGTGAAATGGTGGCTCAAAAAAGATTGTCCCTCAAAGCCGTATCCTTTGACGGCAAGCCCTGGTATGAAATAGACACCTTAGAAGATCTTGCATCGGCCGAACAATTGTTCCCTTCAAAATTCATTGCAAAACGTCCCTCGTATGACCTTAATCAAAACCGTTCTGAGCATTCGTTTGGCCCTTTGTCTGACTCTGATTGGGTGTTGAAAGGACAGAATAATGTCATTGCGTGA
- a CDS encoding IS256 family transposase translates to MTEENTEFDFQKALKGIQEGKPFTGKGGVLTSLIKNLAEAALEGELESHLGQEVSANRRNGKSKKTIKSLDGKFELKTPRDRAGTFSPQIVKKHQTTLSDEIERKIIALYGLGMSYNDMASHLQEIYGLEISNATLSTITDKIIYTVKEWQARPLENVYPIIWLDAIHYKVRENGKVASKAVYTILGVNIEGRKEVLGLYISENEGANFWLQVLTDLSNRGVKDILIACVDGLKGFPEAIETIFPDTEVQLCVVHQIRNSLKYVGSKNKKEFMADLKRVYKAVNKDLAEEELDILENKWNDKYPIVIKSWRNNWERLSHFFKYPEEIRRIIYTTNTIEAVHRQFRKLTKTKGSFPNQDSLLKLLYMGIQNASKKWTMPIQNWSLTISQLAIFFEGRLDKELGI, encoded by the coding sequence ATGACCGAAGAAAACACCGAATTTGATTTTCAAAAAGCCCTTAAAGGCATCCAGGAAGGTAAACCCTTCACAGGTAAGGGCGGCGTCCTTACATCATTAATCAAAAATCTTGCTGAAGCTGCTCTTGAAGGAGAGTTGGAGTCCCATCTCGGGCAGGAAGTTTCTGCCAACCGCCGTAATGGAAAAAGCAAAAAGACCATTAAATCCCTGGATGGTAAATTTGAGCTAAAAACCCCGCGTGACAGGGCCGGAACCTTCTCTCCACAGATCGTCAAAAAACATCAGACAACGCTCAGCGATGAAATTGAAAGAAAGATAATAGCCCTTTACGGCCTGGGCATGAGTTATAATGATATGGCTTCCCATTTACAGGAAATCTATGGACTTGAGATTTCAAATGCCACTCTGAGCACCATTACCGATAAAATCATCTATACCGTCAAAGAATGGCAGGCCAGGCCGTTGGAAAATGTGTACCCAATCATATGGCTTGATGCCATACATTATAAAGTACGAGAAAACGGAAAGGTCGCCAGCAAAGCCGTTTACACAATTCTTGGGGTGAATATCGAGGGCCGCAAAGAGGTTCTTGGGCTGTACATATCCGAGAATGAGGGTGCGAACTTCTGGCTGCAGGTGTTAACAGACCTTTCAAACCGAGGGGTAAAAGATATCCTGATTGCCTGTGTTGATGGTCTAAAAGGTTTTCCCGAGGCCATTGAGACCATATTCCCGGACACAGAAGTTCAACTCTGCGTAGTCCACCAGATCCGAAATTCATTGAAATACGTTGGTTCCAAAAATAAAAAGGAATTTATGGCAGATCTAAAACGTGTTTATAAAGCGGTCAATAAGGATCTGGCCGAAGAAGAACTGGATATCTTGGAAAATAAATGGAATGACAAATACCCGATTGTGATAAAATCCTGGCGGAACAACTGGGAACGCCTCAGTCATTTCTTTAAATATCCAGAAGAGATTCGACGGATAATATACACCACAAATACCATTGAGGCTGTGCATCGACAGTTTCGAAAACTGACCAAAACAAAGGGATCATTCCCGAACCAGGACAGCCTGTTAAAGCTGCTTTACATGGGGATCCAGAACGCCAGTAAAAAATGGACAATGCCGATTCAAAATTGGTCACTGACAATTTCCCAGTTGGCAATTTTCTTTGAAGGCCGGCTGGATAAAGAGCTGGGAATTTGA
- the rsmD gene encoding 16S rRNA (guanine(966)-N(2))-methyltransferase RsmD — MRIISGQNRGKKLIQIQGRDIRPTSDRVREALFNIIGPAIRGQRMLDFFAGTGAFGLEALSRGAESAVFVDAAPASCEVIQKNIALCNMASSATLVCHDLVKSPLPDLAETFDLIFMDPPYNKGYGEKVLGKEGFIKLLAPDGLIIVEQSFKERLANPLNSLDIYRQKKYSKTFVSFLRETA; from the coding sequence ATGAGAATCATCAGCGGACAAAACCGGGGAAAAAAGCTGATCCAAATCCAGGGCCGGGACATCAGGCCGACTTCGGACCGGGTCAGGGAAGCCTTGTTTAACATCATCGGTCCCGCCATCCGGGGACAGCGGATGCTGGATTTTTTTGCCGGCACAGGCGCATTCGGCCTGGAGGCTTTGAGCAGGGGGGCAGAATCTGCCGTGTTTGTTGATGCAGCGCCCGCCTCCTGCGAGGTCATACAAAAAAACATAGCGCTTTGCAACATGGCATCGTCTGCCACCCTGGTCTGCCATGACCTTGTCAAAAGCCCCCTGCCAGACCTGGCAGAAACCTTTGACTTAATTTTCATGGACCCGCCCTACAACAAAGGATATGGGGAAAAAGTCCTTGGGAAAGAGGGGTTTATAAAACTGCTTGCGCCCGACGGGCTGATCATTGTGGAGCAGTCGTTTAAGGAAAGACTGGCCAATCCATTGAACAGCCTTGACATTTACCGTCAAAAAAAATACTCAAAGACATTTGTTTCCTTTTTGCGAGAAACTGCCTAA
- a CDS encoding CDP-alcohol phosphatidyltransferase family protein — translation MNIYKKHRHQAGMLFFAKDLPNICSLTGLLCALMGVYYTILQNFQAAIIGMIWAVLFDWADGIIARNMKNRTDKQKEFGGQLDSLIDMVSFGICPAVFLLSYGNFSPWFLPGAFVIVGAAAIRLSYFNVFGLVDGATYLGLALDNNVIIFAFVFLFEGIFDPGVFSGIIYALFLVMAALNLASIRTPKFAGKWFYVLMAYTVGLTLIYGGIIWTRS, via the coding sequence ATGAATATATATAAAAAACACAGACACCAGGCTGGAATGCTTTTTTTTGCCAAAGATCTTCCCAATATCTGTTCTCTGACAGGACTCTTATGTGCACTTATGGGCGTTTATTATACAATTTTACAGAACTTTCAAGCCGCAATCATCGGTATGATATGGGCGGTTTTATTTGACTGGGCAGACGGAATCATTGCCCGGAACATGAAGAATCGGACTGATAAACAAAAGGAATTCGGAGGGCAGTTGGATTCTTTGATTGATATGGTCAGCTTTGGTATCTGTCCGGCTGTTTTTCTTTTGAGTTATGGAAATTTCAGCCCATGGTTTCTTCCGGGTGCCTTTGTCATCGTTGGGGCTGCGGCTATTCGGTTGAGCTATTTCAATGTGTTCGGTCTTGTCGACGGGGCAACATACCTGGGGCTTGCCCTTGATAATAATGTCATTATTTTTGCCTTTGTTTTTCTGTTTGAAGGCATCTTCGACCCCGGGGTTTTTTCAGGCATCATTTATGCCTTATTCCTGGTCATGGCCGCCTTGAACCTGGCGTCGATCCGCACACCCAAATTCGCAGGAAAATGGTTTTATGTTCTCATGGCATATACTGTTGGATTAACACTTATTTACGGGGGGATCATATGGACTCGGTCCTGA
- a CDS encoding KH domain-containing protein → MKELIETMAMALVDEPDSVSVTEVGGMHTSILALKVYKPDMGKVIGKQGRTADALRTILSAVSAKLNKRVFLEIVDD, encoded by the coding sequence ATGAAAGAGCTTATCGAAACCATGGCCATGGCGCTGGTTGATGAACCCGATTCTGTCAGTGTCACCGAAGTCGGCGGAATGCACACCTCTATACTGGCACTGAAAGTTTATAAACCCGACATGGGTAAAGTGATCGGCAAGCAGGGCCGGACAGCTGATGCGCTGCGGACCATATTAAGTGCGGTCTCAGCAAAGTTGAACAAACGGGTTTTCCTTGAAATTGTGGACGATTAA